In Arachis hypogaea cultivar Tifrunner chromosome 17, arahy.Tifrunner.gnm2.J5K5, whole genome shotgun sequence, a single window of DNA contains:
- the LOC114925719 gene encoding pectin acetylesterase 9-like, with translation MNENTCHCFKNLKDLKPFGASSAGQSLENFGFLKEAKTHLPELDARDGISIDMEDIGTSQVWNMRYRRFCESQWTPRRRFRESQCTYIASFHNVLRYISTPYFILNSAYDVFQFHHILVPPSANMHGHWNKCKLDPAACTPLQIAIFQDFRLDMLATLRPFAIYLGRGGMFINSCFAHCQSESQDTWFEDDSPRINKTIAEAVGDWYFSRKRSKEIDYPYPCDTTCHNLIPYPRGNICFLKILYTSCFGYREDLRSIYLIKNLECCKPIED, from the exons ATGAATGAGAACACTTGCCACTGTTTCAAGAACTTGAAGGATTTGAAGCCATTTGGCGCAAGTTCAGCGGGTCAATCTCTGGAAAACTTTGGTTTCCTA aaaGAGGCAAAAACTCATTTGCCAGAATTGGATGCAAGAGATGGAATTTCTATTGACATGGAAGACATTGGAACTTCTCAAGTTTGGAATATGCGCTATAG GAGATTTTGTGAAAGCCAATGGACTCCAAGAAGGAGATTTCGTGAAAGCCAATgcacatatat TGCTTCTTTCCACAATGTGTTGAGATATATATCGACTCCTTATTTTATCTTGAATTCAGCCTATGATGTATTTCAA TTCCATCATATATTGGTGCCACCTTCTGCTAATATGCATGGACATTGGAACAAGTGCAAATTGGACCCAGCAGCATGCACACCACTCCAAATCGCCATATTTCAAG ATTTTAGGCTCGACATGCTTGCAACTTTGAGACCTTTCGCAATCTATTTGGGAAGAGGAGGAATGTTCATAAACTCATGTTTTGCTCACTGCCAAAGTGAATCACAAGATACGTGGTTTGAAGATGATTCCCCAAGAATAAACAAG ACAATTGCAGAAGCAGTTGGTGATTGGTATTTTAGCAGAAAAAGAAGCAAGGAAATAGACTATCCATACCCATGTGACACAACTTGTCACAATCTTATACCATATCCTCGTGGTAATATctgtttcttaaaaattttatacaCTAGTTGCTTTGGATATCGCGAAGACTTGAGGtccatttatttaataaaaaatttggaaTGTTGCAAGCCAATAGAAGATTAA